One window of the Ureibacillus sp. FSL W7-1570 genome contains the following:
- a CDS encoding AI-2E family transporter → MEREKELESEVNRSKESKFFSTKFIRFLGGKNLLFTLIVLLLLGLVIYIFDKISFIFYPFQVLFEVVILPGVLAVILYYLFRPILKFLERWIPRIWSIFLIFLLAIGAITLLVLLVFPFLREQFTNLVYEFPVYFKAAVEGVVTFLNNSGVSDLFSKYNINYDRVLTDVTDNLITTVRETLTNLASTLASGITGFVSAVTGFILSLVTVPFILFYLLYEGEKLPKFILNILPPRARNDAAKVMKAMDHQISHYILGQILVSFCIGIMMTIGFLIIGLDYAFLLGFLAMITSVVPYLGPAIAITPAIIIALVNSPFMVLKLIIVWTIVQLIEGKLITPNIMGSSLKIHPITIIFVLLTAGSLFGVAGVVLGIPGYAILKVLVSYLFELFKKRYNRYEEDDSYKYKVD, encoded by the coding sequence TTGGAAAGAGAGAAAGAATTGGAAAGTGAAGTTAATCGATCAAAGGAATCGAAATTTTTTTCAACAAAGTTTATCCGTTTTCTCGGAGGCAAAAATTTATTATTCACACTGATTGTACTTTTGTTATTGGGGCTCGTTATCTATATTTTTGATAAGATTTCCTTTATTTTCTATCCATTTCAGGTTTTATTCGAAGTTGTCATATTGCCCGGTGTACTTGCGGTCATTTTATATTACTTGTTCAGACCAATATTAAAATTTTTGGAACGATGGATTCCGCGAATTTGGTCCATCTTTTTGATTTTTCTCTTGGCGATTGGAGCCATCACTTTGCTGGTGTTGCTTGTATTTCCGTTTTTGCGCGAGCAATTCACCAATTTGGTTTATGAATTTCCCGTTTACTTCAAAGCGGCTGTCGAAGGGGTTGTCACATTTTTAAATAATTCCGGCGTCAGCGATTTATTTTCAAAATATAACATCAATTACGACCGGGTATTGACGGATGTGACGGACAATTTAATTACAACCGTAAGAGAAACCCTTACGAATCTGGCATCGACTCTCGCCAGCGGGATTACGGGATTCGTTTCCGCGGTGACAGGCTTCATTTTATCGCTGGTGACCGTTCCTTTCATTTTGTTTTACCTGTTATATGAAGGGGAAAAACTTCCAAAATTTATATTGAATATCCTTCCGCCGCGCGCGCGCAATGATGCGGCCAAGGTAATGAAGGCAATGGACCACCAAATCAGCCATTACATATTAGGTCAAATTTTAGTTTCATTTTGCATCGGGATCATGATGACGATCGGCTTTCTCATCATCGGATTGGATTACGCCTTCCTGTTAGGTTTCTTGGCGATGATCACGAGCGTTGTTCCATATTTGGGTCCAGCCATTGCCATCACACCGGCCATCATCATTGCACTGGTGAATTCTCCATTCATGGTGTTGAAACTGATTATCGTTTGGACGATTGTCCAGCTCATTGAAGGAAAACTCATTACGCCTAATATTATGGGCTCATCCTTAAAAATCCATCCCATCACCATCATTTTTGTATTGTTGACGGCGGGTTCTTTGTTCGGCGTTGCCGGTGTGGTTCTGGGGATTCCGGGTTATGCGATCTTAAAAGTGTTGGTGTCTTACTTATTTGAATTGTTCAAAAAGCGTTATAACCGCTATGAAGAAGATGATTCTTACAAATATAAAGTGGATTGA
- a CDS encoding LCP family protein, producing MEDNQIRSRSEKRYKKKRFRIGRFIVLILLLIIIGVSAYSIHQYRIGLELAGDAEKEKMDFLPDEQTGNIVNYLIIGVDSRGEEKSRSDTMMVLSWNKDTNDMKLVSFMRDIYTEIPGYDSWKLNTAYYLGGVQLLKQTLNEMFDIPIHHYMVMDFQSFESLIDIIAPNGVEIDVEKDMSAYIGVSLKKGVQRLNGKELLGYARFRHDAQGDFGRVERQQKVIEVLKEEVMKPANIKNLPKFIGAAQGYVLTDMTSGEEFKTVLSVLAGGKPSIEKMTIPVEGTYWFNSYQHAGSVIEIDLEANKKELHEFLGIGG from the coding sequence ATGGAAGATAATCAAATTCGAAGCCGGAGTGAAAAACGCTATAAGAAAAAACGGTTTAGAATAGGAAGATTCATTGTTTTGATTTTATTGCTGATCATTATTGGGGTCAGCGCCTATTCGATCCATCAATATCGGATCGGATTGGAACTTGCGGGAGATGCAGAAAAGGAAAAAATGGATTTTCTCCCTGATGAACAAACAGGAAACATTGTGAACTATTTAATCATCGGCGTGGACAGCAGGGGAGAGGAAAAATCCCGTTCTGATACGATGATGGTCCTTTCTTGGAATAAAGATACGAATGATATGAAGCTCGTATCCTTTATGAGGGATATTTATACGGAAATCCCCGGCTATGATTCTTGGAAGTTGAATACTGCCTACTATTTGGGCGGCGTTCAATTATTGAAGCAAACATTGAACGAAATGTTCGATATTCCGATCCATCATTATATGGTGATGGACTTCCAAAGCTTTGAATCGCTCATAGACATCATTGCCCCGAATGGTGTCGAAATTGATGTGGAGAAAGACATGTCCGCTTATATCGGGGTGAGCCTGAAAAAAGGCGTGCAACGGTTAAACGGCAAAGAGCTCCTTGGCTATGCCCGATTCCGTCATGATGCCCAAGGGGATTTCGGCCGTGTCGAACGGCAGCAAAAAGTCATTGAAGTGTTGAAAGAGGAAGTTATGAAACCGGCAAATATTAAAAACCTGCCGAAATTTATCGGTGCCGCACAAGGCTACGTTCTTACGGATATGACTTCAGGGGAAGAGTTTAAAACGGTGCTGTCCGTATTGGCAGGCGGAAAACCTTCCATCGAAAAAATGACCATACCGGTGGAAGGAACTTATTGGTTCAACTCTTACCAGCATGCGGGATCAGTCATTGAAATTGATTTGGAAGCGAACAAGAAAGAATTGCACGAATTTTTAGGAATTGGTGGATAG
- a CDS encoding PTS sugar transporter subunit IIC has product MKDFFSKLLTGMSLGIVVCLIPNALVGEILKLIIPHAGPLETFLTAVLNASVLVMSLLPVIMGVLIGIQFKLNPVQMCSIGLAAFIGSGVTTMDENGVITMAGIGTVINIGITAAIATLFVKFLDVKLKDWTLLLMPALTIFIPGLIGLAILPYVRDASLAIGEGIIYLTNLQPVFMGMLIAMVFSILILSPISTIGVATAIMISGVAAGAANLGVAASGVGMCIAAYKANNLGTAIAHLASAKIQMRNFFMKPRIAYPMIITAAILGALSGVLQIVGTPYSAGFGLAGFVGPLKYLDLVGWNFKSITIATVMFIALPVILNLIFIKVFEKKFKWIKSDDYLVSYEH; this is encoded by the coding sequence ATGAAAGATTTCTTCAGTAAATTATTAACGGGAATGAGTTTAGGGATTGTGGTTTGTTTGATCCCTAATGCTCTTGTCGGAGAAATATTAAAATTGATTATTCCACATGCAGGGCCCCTTGAAACGTTCTTGACCGCCGTTTTGAACGCCTCTGTACTTGTGATGAGCTTACTGCCGGTGATTATGGGGGTTCTGATCGGAATCCAATTCAAACTGAATCCGGTTCAAATGTGTTCCATCGGACTTGCAGCTTTTATCGGCAGCGGTGTAACGACAATGGATGAAAATGGGGTCATTACGATGGCGGGGATTGGAACGGTCATCAATATCGGGATTACGGCAGCCATTGCCACATTATTCGTAAAATTCTTAGATGTGAAATTGAAGGATTGGACATTGTTATTGATGCCGGCCCTTACCATTTTCATTCCCGGTTTAATCGGTTTGGCCATTTTGCCTTACGTTCGTGATGCAAGTTTGGCCATTGGGGAAGGCATTATCTACTTAACAAATTTACAACCTGTGTTCATGGGTATGTTAATCGCAATGGTGTTCTCCATTCTGATTCTCTCACCGATTTCAACGATCGGTGTTGCTACCGCCATTATGATTTCAGGGGTCGCAGCGGGAGCGGCAAACCTCGGTGTGGCGGCTTCAGGTGTCGGCATGTGCATTGCCGCCTATAAAGCGAATAATTTAGGGACTGCCATCGCCCATCTTGCATCAGCCAAAATTCAAATGCGCAATTTCTTCATGAAGCCGCGCATTGCCTATCCAATGATCATTACAGCCGCGATTCTCGGTGCTTTATCAGGGGTTCTTCAAATTGTGGGAACACCGTACAGCGCGGGATTTGGTCTCGCTGGATTCGTGGGACCATTGAAATATTTGGATCTGGTCGGCTGGAACTTTAAAAGCATTACCATTGCAACTGTGATGTTCATCGCATTGCCTGTCATTTTAAATCTCATTTTCATTAAAGTCTTTGAGAAAAAATTTAAATGGATCAAATCGGATGATTATCTCGTTTCATACGAACATTAA
- a CDS encoding enoyl-CoA hydratase-related protein, whose product MQVRTMRLEEEEAKIVYQETAGLAIITIHRPQLKNALTANMWDQLAKIAKQSLENPKNKVLILRGSGENFTAGSDIKEFNRMSLEEAEEAFVRMENTISTIENLPLPTIGVINGPAMGAGLELALACDIRIGSEKARMGIPVGKLGITLNNKFAKRLVDLVGPSTTKDFVFTGRTFKAEEAYRAGMLNYLVPEKELTRFSIRLGKLVASMSPASLLAVKNSVKECIDSAPVLWQGSTPFVDPIDFPEGVRAFVEKRLPQFTRKS is encoded by the coding sequence ATGCAAGTTCGTACGATGAGACTTGAAGAAGAAGAAGCAAAAATTGTCTATCAAGAAACAGCCGGTTTGGCCATCATCACAATCCATCGCCCTCAATTGAAAAACGCGTTGACAGCCAATATGTGGGATCAACTAGCCAAAATCGCAAAACAATCCCTTGAAAATCCAAAAAACAAAGTATTGATCCTCCGTGGTTCCGGTGAGAATTTTACAGCCGGTTCAGATATAAAGGAATTCAATCGGATGTCGTTGGAAGAAGCGGAAGAAGCGTTTGTCAGAATGGAAAATACGATTTCGACAATCGAGAATTTACCGCTCCCGACCATCGGAGTGATCAACGGACCTGCCATGGGCGCCGGACTGGAGCTTGCATTGGCATGTGATATACGCATCGGTTCTGAAAAAGCGCGCATGGGCATTCCTGTCGGCAAACTGGGCATTACGTTGAATAATAAATTTGCCAAACGTCTTGTGGATTTGGTGGGCCCATCCACAACGAAAGACTTTGTTTTCACCGGCCGCACATTCAAAGCGGAAGAAGCTTATCGGGCGGGCATGTTGAACTATTTGGTGCCTGAAAAAGAATTGACGCGCTTTTCCATCCGCTTGGGAAAATTGGTGGCCAGCATGTCCCCTGCCTCACTGCTGGCAGTGAAAAATTCGGTAAAAGAGTGCATCGATTCCGCTCCGGTTCTTTGGCAAGGTTCGACGCCTTTTGTAGATCCGATCGATTTTCCTGAAGGCGTCCGCGCGTTTGTTGAAAAACGTTTGCCTCAATTTACAAGAAAAAGCTAA
- a CDS encoding aminotransferase class I/II-fold pyridoxal phosphate-dependent enzyme, whose translation MSLFQPAIFGQLKEYANKQQAKGTKIIDLSLGSPDLPPHEMIRNHLAEKSKHPNAYGYTLTGTKEFNEAVARYYKRVNKVELDADTEVLLTMGSQEGLVHLPIAFCDPGDIILTTNPAYVAYMAGIHLAGAEAYYIPLNKERGFLPDLSAIPEEVATKAKLMILNLPGNPVPAMPSIEYFTEVVEFAKKHNIIVLHDAAYSEFYFSGDGPVSFLNAPGAKEVGMEINSLSKSFSLAGARVAYIVGNSEMIQILKQLKSNLDYGIFEPIQSAAALALDHSEIITDHLRKTFSERHHVLTKGLEKIGWEYAPSDGGMFVWAKYPFDIDSVSFAFKAIEQAGVVMVPGTSFGSEGEGFVRIALVQEKELLEEAIGRLKKLNI comes from the coding sequence ATGTCATTATTCCAGCCAGCAATATTCGGCCAATTGAAAGAATATGCAAACAAGCAACAAGCAAAAGGTACGAAAATCATTGATTTAAGTCTCGGAAGTCCTGACCTTCCACCCCATGAAATGATAAGAAATCATTTGGCGGAGAAAAGCAAACATCCAAATGCCTATGGATATACATTGACAGGGACAAAGGAATTCAATGAAGCGGTGGCCCGTTACTACAAGCGGGTAAACAAAGTGGAACTCGATGCCGATACGGAAGTGCTGCTGACGATGGGTTCCCAGGAAGGATTGGTGCATCTGCCAATCGCCTTTTGTGATCCCGGTGACATTATCCTTACGACCAATCCCGCCTATGTCGCTTATATGGCAGGCATCCATTTGGCAGGGGCGGAAGCATATTACATACCGTTAAATAAGGAGAGAGGTTTCCTTCCGGATTTGTCGGCCATTCCTGAAGAAGTGGCAACCAAAGCGAAATTGATGATTTTGAATCTTCCCGGCAATCCGGTTCCAGCCATGCCATCGATTGAATATTTCACAGAAGTGGTTGAATTCGCAAAAAAACATAATATCATCGTCCTGCATGATGCCGCCTACTCGGAATTTTACTTTTCCGGCGATGGTCCGGTCAGTTTCTTAAACGCCCCTGGTGCAAAAGAAGTTGGAATGGAAATCAATTCTTTATCCAAAAGTTTCAGTTTGGCTGGCGCCCGGGTGGCTTACATCGTCGGAAACAGTGAAATGATCCAAATTTTAAAGCAGCTGAAATCCAATTTGGACTACGGCATTTTTGAACCGATTCAGTCCGCCGCAGCCCTTGCCTTGGATCATTCAGAAATCATTACCGACCATTTGCGGAAAACTTTTTCGGAAAGACATCATGTTCTTACAAAAGGGCTTGAAAAAATCGGTTGGGAATATGCCCCATCGGACGGAGGCATGTTTGTGTGGGCAAAATATCCATTTGACATCGACAGTGTTTCTTTCGCCTTTAAAGCCATTGAACAGGCGGGTGTCGTGATGGTGCCAGGCACTTCCTTCGGTTCTGAAGGGGAAGGCTTTGTCCGCATTGCCCTTGTCCAAGAAAAGGAACTGTTGGAGGAAGCAATCGGGCGATTGAAAAAGTTGAACATCTAA
- a CDS encoding IS4 family transposase, producing the protein MDKFTRKTSFEQWFSPINFNLFDDMVKAYHLDYYTKKLYMASFLKLLLYAQLHETESLRALSDAVFSEELQRATGLPSISFSQLGRRINAIPTVFFQSIFLDLVAQIHEKTHFQKRRKLTTPLKIIDSSTLPLNLTNHKWAEFRKTKSGVKLHLRLVFMEKRLSYPDKAVLTNAIEHDRGQLEVFIDDQECLYVFDRGYLDYERFDRMTDDGYFFVSRLRKNAVVRVLERFSLPEDSPVFSDEMVVIGTTQNRSENAFRLIKLLDTKGNELHLLTNRFDMDADEIAEIYKSRWAIELFFKWMKQHLNIKKFYGHSEQAVHNQVYVAMIVYCLNVLAQLNTNSDRSTLQISRYLKAALWKSAHIWLRKIEGMSVP; encoded by the coding sequence ATGGATAAGTTTACACGAAAAACATCATTTGAACAATGGTTTTCACCAATTAATTTCAACTTATTTGACGATATGGTGAAAGCCTATCATTTAGATTACTATACAAAGAAGCTTTATATGGCTTCATTTCTGAAATTACTGTTGTACGCTCAATTACATGAAACCGAGAGTTTGCGAGCTTTAAGTGACGCTGTTTTTTCTGAAGAATTACAACGTGCAACAGGTCTTCCATCGATTAGCTTTTCCCAATTAGGAAGACGAATCAATGCCATTCCAACGGTTTTCTTTCAATCGATTTTTCTTGATTTAGTGGCTCAAATTCATGAGAAAACACATTTTCAAAAGCGAAGAAAGCTGACAACGCCACTAAAAATCATTGATTCGAGTACGTTGCCACTGAATTTGACGAACCACAAATGGGCAGAGTTCCGAAAAACAAAATCGGGCGTGAAGCTTCACTTGCGTCTTGTATTCATGGAAAAAAGACTTTCTTATCCCGACAAGGCCGTACTGACAAACGCAATCGAACATGATCGTGGTCAATTAGAGGTATTCATTGATGATCAAGAATGCCTGTACGTGTTCGATCGTGGATACTTAGATTATGAGCGATTTGACCGTATGACGGATGATGGGTATTTCTTTGTTTCACGTTTACGAAAAAACGCTGTCGTCCGTGTGTTAGAACGATTTTCGTTACCTGAAGATTCGCCTGTATTCTCCGATGAAATGGTGGTTATTGGAACCACGCAAAATCGTTCTGAAAACGCGTTCCGTCTCATCAAATTGTTGGATACAAAAGGAAATGAACTTCATTTACTGACGAATCGTTTTGATATGGATGCAGATGAAATCGCTGAAATCTATAAGTCACGTTGGGCCATTGAACTCTTTTTCAAATGGATGAAACAACACTTGAATATCAAGAAGTTCTACGGCCACAGTGAACAAGCCGTACACAACCAAGTATACGTAGCGATGATTGTATACTGTTTAAATGTGTTAGCTCAGTTGAACACTAATAGTGACCGAAGTACGTTACAAATAAGTCGATATTTGAAAGCAGCTTTATGGAAATCTGCACACATTTGGTTACGGAAAATCGAAGGGATGAGCGTTCCTTAA
- the thiT gene encoding energy-coupled thiamine transporter ThiT, with protein MKKIKLQALIEAAFFAAFALILDLLPSIQLGPWMSVSCAMLPIFILAFRWGFTVSVISGFIWGLLQVVTGDAYILNIVQFLIEYFVAFAFVGFAGLLYKQIQIAFFAEKRKAKGLILAVLAVFLGSIARYFWHFLAGVVFWAEYAPEGMSPVIYSLVVNGATMIGAAIFCSILIVLLLSAAPRLIQRKGFDIETNKTTTS; from the coding sequence ATGAAAAAAATTAAATTGCAGGCTCTCATTGAAGCGGCGTTTTTTGCGGCATTCGCTTTAATTTTGGATTTGCTGCCATCGATCCAATTGGGGCCCTGGATGTCGGTTTCCTGTGCCATGTTGCCAATCTTCATTTTAGCTTTCCGTTGGGGGTTCACTGTCAGCGTGATTTCCGGGTTTATTTGGGGGTTGTTGCAAGTGGTCACGGGGGATGCCTATATATTAAATATAGTGCAATTCTTAATCGAATATTTTGTCGCTTTTGCTTTCGTCGGTTTTGCCGGATTATTGTATAAACAGATACAAATCGCCTTTTTTGCAGAGAAGAGGAAAGCAAAAGGATTGATTTTGGCTGTATTGGCCGTCTTCCTGGGAAGTATCGCCCGGTATTTTTGGCATTTTCTTGCGGGTGTCGTTTTCTGGGCGGAATATGCGCCGGAAGGAATGTCCCCGGTGATCTATTCGTTGGTCGTAAATGGTGCAACGATGATTGGCGCGGCCATTTTCTGCTCGATTTTGATCGTGCTTCTCCTTTCAGCCGCACCCCGGTTGATTCAGCGAAAAGGATTTGACATTGAAACGAATAAAACAACCACATCCTAA